One genomic window of Pelmatolapia mariae isolate MD_Pm_ZW linkage group LG5, Pm_UMD_F_2, whole genome shotgun sequence includes the following:
- the LOC134627931 gene encoding ATP-dependent RNA helicase DDX19A translates to MATDSWAEAVDKQEAALDSMGKLQLKEKPEENGTTANAKDSAPAKSEGEKAADDEEIEDVGAQSLLNKLIRNNLVNTTNQVEVLQKDPNSPLYSVKSFEELRLKPQLLQGVYGMGFNRPSKIQETALPMMLAEPPQNLIAQSQSGTGKTAAFVLAMLSHVDPNNKYPQCLCVSPTYELALQTGKVIEQMGKYYPEVKLVYAIRGNKLQRGMKLQEQIVIGTPGTMLDWCSKFKFIDPKKIKVFVLDEADVMIATQGHQDQSIRIQRMLPKNCQMLLFSATFEESVWNFAQRIVPDPNIIKLKREEETLDTIKQYYVLCNSKEEKFQALSNIYGAITIAQAMIFCHTRKTAGWLAGELSREGHQVALLSGEMQVEQRAAVIERFRDGKEKVLVTTNVCARGIDVEQVSVVINFDLPIDKDGNPDNETYLHRIGRTGRFGKRGLAINMVDSKMSMNILYRIQEHFNKKIEKLDTDDLDEIEKIAS, encoded by the exons ATGGCTACGGACTCCTGGGCTGAGGCAGTGGACAAGCAAGAAGCTGCGTTGGACTCG ATGGGAAAACTTCAATTAAAAGAGAAGCCAGAAGAAAATG GCACGACCGCAAACGCAAAAGACTCCGCACCTGCAAAGTCAGAAGGAGAGAAGGCGGCAGATGATGAGGAAATTG AGGACGTAGGGGCACAGTCTTTGTTAAACAAGCTGATTCGAAATAATCTGGTCAATACAACAAATCAAGTGGAAGTTCTTCAGAAGGATCCGAACTCTCCGCTTTACTCCGTCAAGTCTTTTGAAGAATTAAGGCT TAAACCACAGCTGCTTCAGGGAGTGTATGGTATGGGTTTCAATCGGCCATCAAAAATCCAGGAAACTGCCTTACCGATGATGCTGGCTGAACC TCCACAGAATCTGATTGCTCAGTCTCAGTCAGGAACAGGGAAAACAGCTGCCTTTGTTTTGGCTATGCTCAGCCATGTCGATCCCAACAACAAATACCCCCAG TGCTTGTGCGTGTCACCCACCTATGAGCTGGCGCTTCAGACTGGCAAAGTGATTGAACAGATGGGCAAATATTACCCCGAAGTCAAACTAGTCTACGCCATTAGAGGAAATAAAT tgcagCGGGGCATGAAACTGCAGGAACAGATAGTTATTGGTACACCTGGTACCATGTTGGACTGGTGCAGTAAATTCAAGTTTATTGATCCCAAGAAAATTAAGGTGTTTGTGCTCGACGAGGCTGATGTTATGATCGCCACGCAGGGTCACCAGGACCAGAGTATACGCATCCAGAG GATGCTGCCCAAAAACTGCCAGATGTTGCTGTTCTCAGCCACATTTGAAGAGTCGGTGTGGAACTTTGCTCAGCGCATTGTGCCTGATCCCAACATAATCAAGCtgaagagagaggaggaaacaCTGGACACCATTAAACAGTACTATGTGTTGTGTAacagcaaagaagaaaaattcCAGGCTCTCTCTAACATCTACGGCGCCATCACCATCGCTCAGGCCATGATCTTCTGCCAT ACAAGGAAGACAGCAGGCTGGCTGGCAGGGGAGCTGTCCAGAGAAGGCCACCAGGTAGCGCTACTTAGTGGAGAAATGCAAGTGGAGCAGAGGGCTGCAGTCATTGAACGCTTCAGAGATGGAAAGGAGAAGGTCCTGGTCACCACAAATGTTTGCGCTCGAG GTATTGATGTAGAGCAGGTTTCTGTGGTGATCAACTTTGACCTGCCAATTGACAAGGATGGTAACCCCGACAACGAGACATACCTGCACAGGATTGGCCGCACAGGTCGATTTGGGAAAAGGGGACTGGCCATTAATATGGTGGACAGCAAGATGAGCATGAACATCCTCTACAGGATCCAGGAGCACTTCA ataaaaaaattgaaaaactgGACACGGATGATCTGGATGAAATTGAGAAAATTGCCAGCTAA